The following is a genomic window from Clostridiaceae bacterium.
ATGCCTCCAAACACAAAATATTTACTCATTTTCTCCACTCTATTCTGCTGTCAAGGTTCACTTTTTCATTTTATTTACATTTTTGTAATCTCAATTCGTTGTTTTCATAACTTCTTTGACACTACCTATTCCTGAATTTTACTTTCAGAAAAACATGATAATAACTCCTTTACAAATTTTACCGGCTCGTTGACCCATGGACTGTGACCAGAGTGCTCAAACCATATAATTTCTTTGTCAGGTGCATCAAGAACCTGTATATATTCCTCGACCAGCACTGTGGGCGCGTTGACATCATGGCGGCCCAGGAAGAAGTAGACAGGTACATCAAGTTTAGTGAAATCCGTTCTCATATCGATGGTATAAAGCTGTTGGTACACATGATTATATGTGTTAATGATTCCACGAAAATAGTTGATTTTATCAAACAACCCATATTCAGAAGAAAATATGTCCCGAAAGGTATTATAGCCAGGATTGTGAATATTTGGATTTGCAGCCATGTAAGCACTGAGATAATTCAGGTACACCGCACTCTTCCATGTTACATCCTTTCCGTAATATGGTGGTTCACCATTTGCCAAAAGCCGTTCTATGACAGCAGTATCGCCTTTGGATTGCGCAATTTCCAGAGCCTTCGCGTAATCCATCCGCTCAGTTTCGGCAAAGGCAATCATTTGCCCCGTGCCGATCAGTGCATGATAGGATTCAGGATATCTATCAATAAGGAAAATCCCCAAGGCGCTGCCCCATGATTCACCCACCAGATAAATTTTTTCCTGCGAAAAGCGTTTCTTTAAGTACTCTGTCAGAGCGTAACCATCCTGAATATATGTTTGTGCCGTAATGTTTTTCGTTTTTTCTGCATTATAAGACTTGCCGGAGCCGGGCTGATCCCAGTTAACAACGACAAAATATTTCTCCAACTCTGCCAGTTCATGACGTACCGTTGCCATCTGCGTACCGCCGGGACCTCCTGCCAAAAAGAGCAGGACGGGTGCATTTTTATCCCAACCTCTCAGGCTTATCCACTGCTTCCTGCCGTTCAGTTCAATCTCTCTAAGCTCTGCAATGCTATTTTCGGGTATGTTTCCGTTTTCATCAACGATTTGCGGGGTGGAAGCAG
Proteins encoded in this region:
- a CDS encoding alpha/beta hydrolase translates to MILVVIFFILTVLSVVSLAGILIRSAYCVIVRAVKKTNSKKLISLKKIAVFFAVTMILNLGLTTFSQLTASTPQIVDENGNIPENSIAELREIELNGRKQWISLRGWDKNAPVLLFLAGGPGGTQMATVRHELAELEKYFVVVNWDQPGSGKSYNAEKTKNITAQTYIQDGYALTEYLKKRFSQEKIYLVGESWGSALGIFLIDRYPESYHALIGTGQMIAFAETERMDYAKALEIAQSKGDTAVIERLLANGEPPYYGKDVTWKSAVYLNYLSAYMAANPNIHNPGYNTFRDIFSSEYGLFDKINYFRGIINTYNHVYQQLYTIDMRTDFTKLDVPVYFFLGRHDVNAPTVLVEEYIQVLDAPDKEIIWFEHSGHSPWVNEPVKFVKELLSCFSESKIQE